In Methanobacterium sp. Maddingley MBC34, the sequence TCCACTTCCAACATTTTTTGAAGTTTATTCTCTGCCTCCCAGACACTTTTCATTTCCGGGGTTCCATAACGAAATTCAATTGGGTGAATAGCCATGTTAAAAACTCCTTAAAATCTCTAATTAATAAAAAACATTAAAATCTAAGAATTTCTTTTAAAAAAACTTTTATTATTACCAAATCCTTTCACATGAAATTATTCTACATTGGGAACAATCACATAGGTTACTAGTTCACATAACATAAAATGTTCATTAAAACTTTTGTAACTCCGAAAATAATTTGGGAGTTTAAAAGTAAAGGTTTTTTTAGGAATATGAAAACCTGAGAGCTATACAGAAAACAGCCAGAATAACGGTCATAATTATAACCTGTTCCGGGCTGAGTTTGGGACCTTTGGTTTCTTCTTCAAAGTACCTTACCAGACCCGCCCCACTTGGTGGGAGGTATTTTTTTTCTTTCTTTGCCATTAAATCACCATGTAAAATTGATCATAAAAATTATATTCACTAATAATTTCATTCTACTTACTGACATTTTATTCATACCTATGTTACACATTACCGCCTTATATTTGTAGTGGTGTTCTTATGATGAAATCCGGTTGAAGAGTGAAAGTTCACTGGTTTAAAAAACTATAAATTATCTCCAGAACAATAACAATTAGTAGAGTTTAAATAATGTTCTAAGTTTATGGGGCTTCAAATCGCATTTCTACAGAAATATAACATTAAATATGACTCAAAAGGGTTATTATGGGGTTAATTATTAAAAATATAAAAAAATCAGGGAATTAGCATGGGATACTTTGAAACATTGGAAGAGGGCACTGAAAAGGCCTACGAGGTGGCCAAGGAGGCCCGGAAGAAGGGTCATGATATTGAAACAGAACCAGAGATACCTCTGGCTAAAAACCTGGCTGAACGTGTAGAGGGGCTGGTGGGCCCACCAGGAGTAGCGGCACGGATTAAAAACATGGAAGAGAATATGTCCCGTGAAGAAGTCACATTCCAAGTGGCAAAGGAAATAGTAACAACAGATGAGGTATTAAATGCTGATCTGGGGGACAAAGACCAATTTAAAATAAAAGAAGAAGCCGCTGACCAGGCAGTGCGAACAGCACTATCTATTATTACTGAGGGGGTAGTGGCTGCACCACTGGAAGGAATAGCCAGAGTGGCTATAAAACGGAACTTTGACCAAACATGGTACCTGGCAGTGTACTTCACCGGACCCATAAGAAGTGCTGGAGGAACAGCATCTGCCATGGCAGTTTTAGTCGCAGATTACATACGTAGTAGCATGGGACTAGCAGCTTACAAGCCCACTGAGGGAGAAATCGAACGTTATGTGGAAGAAGCAGAGCTTTACGAGTCAGAGGTAACCAACCTGCAGTACTCCCCTTCTCCAGATGAAGTTCGTACCGCAGCTAAGAACATACCAGTGGAGGTTACTGGTGAACCAACAGACCAGGTAGAGGTTTCCCACCGGGACCTGGAACGTGTGGAAACCAACCATCTTCGTGGTGGTGCCCTCCTGGCCATGGTGGAGGGTGTTATACAGAAAGCCCCTAAGGTATTGAAGTACGCCAAGATGTTGAATATGGAAGGATGGGACTGGATGGGAGATTTATCCAAAACCAAAAAAACAGATAAAGATGAGGAAACTGATGAAGGCAAAGAAGAAGATAAAATAGATGATAAATACATGAGGGATATCATTGGAGGCCGTCCAGTTTTAGCATACCCTCAAACCAGAGGGGGCTTTCGTTTAAGGTACGGTAGATCAAGAAACACAGGACTGGCTGCCATGGGTGTGCATCCAGCTACCATGGAGATCGTGGAATTCTTGGCTGTCGGAACCCAGATGAAGATCGAAAGACCGGGTAAAGGTAACTGTGTAGTTCCCTGCGATAGTATTGATGGGCCAATTGTGAAACTCAGAAACGGAGATGTGGTAAAGGTAGAATCTGTACAAGAAGCTAAGAAAATCAGACCAAACGTGGTGGAAATAATTTACCTCGGTGACATGTTAGTGGCCTTTGGGGAGTTCCTCAGAAACAACCACTCTCTTCTCCCTGCTGGTTGGTGTGAAGAATGGTGGTTGCAACTTTTAGAAAAATCAGCCAGTTACCATGATGGACAGGAAGATGAGTTGAATCAGTTCCTCCAGCGGGGTAAAATAAGTGCTCAAGAAGCATTTGAACTGTCAAAACAGTTCCAGATCCCACTACACCCTGACTACACCTATTTCTACCATGATGTGACCAGAAAGGATATTAACGCTCTCCAAACATGGTTAGTCAATGATCTCGACAATATAAACATTGAAGATGACCTAGTAAAAGATATGGGGCCTGAAAAGAGGATACTGGAATCCATTGGAGTTCCTCACCGTGTTAGTGATGATAAAATTATTCTAACCTTGGATGATGCCTATACCCTTCTTCACACCTTAACTAAACCACTGGACACTGAAAATGACATATCCACACTGGATGCTTTAAACCAGGTGTCACCGGTGGAGATAATGGCCAAAGCACCAACTTATCTCGGTGGAAGGGTGGGAAGACCTGAAAAAACCAAGGAAAGAATGATGAAACCCGCACCACATGCCCTGTTTCCAATTGGTAACTTTGGTGGGAACAGGAGAAACATTGTGGAAGCCGCTCGAAAAGGCAGTATCACTGTTGACATAGCCCGATGCAAATGTACCAATCCTGAATGTGGTGTGGGTTCTATGCAGGCCATTTGTCCTGTCTGCGGTGCCCGTACAGTTCCCACCAGCTCAGGAAAAAAGAGAATCAACGTGGCCAACCTCCTCAGAAAGGCCTATAAAAATTCCGGTGTGCGGAAACTGGATGAGATAAAGGGAGTAAAGGGAATGATATCCGAGGAAAAATTCCCTGAACCCCTTGAAAAGGGAATACTCCGGGCAAAAAATGGTGTTTACACTTTCAAAGATGCCACAATCCGTCATGACTCCACAGACCTCCCACTTACTCATTTCATACCCAGAGAGATAGGTGTAAGTCCTCAGAAACTTCGTGAAATAGGATACACCCGTGACATCAAAGGAGAGGAGCTTAAAAATGATTATCAGGTGGTTGAGCTTCGTATACAGGATCTGGTAATATCAGAGGCCTGTGGAGAATACCTGATGCGGGTTTCCCACTTCATTGATGATCTTCTGGAAAATTTCTACGAAATGGAACCATTCTATCGGGTTAAAACCAAAGAAGATCTGGTGGGGCACCTGGCAGTGGGACTGGCACCTCACACTTCAGCTGGGGTTTTGGGACGAATCATAGGATTTACCAAAGCCGCAGCATGCTATGCCCACCCCTACTTCCACTCAGCCAAACGTCGAAACTGTGACAGTGATGAAGACTCAGTAATGCTATTAATGGATGCATTACTGAACTTTTCCAAGGTTTACCTTCCCAGTAGCCGTGGGGGACGTATGGATGCTCCGCTGGTTCTTTCATCCCGTATAGATCCAGAAGAAATAGATGATGAATCCCACAACTTGGATACCATGGAAATGCTACCCCTGGAACTCTACCAGAAAACCATGGAGAATGCTAAACCTTCTGATGTGGTGGACTTGGTGGATAATGTCCAGAAGAGGTTGGGCAAGGATGATCAGTACGAGGGATTGATTTATTCTCATGAAACTTCCAGCATTCACCAGGGACCTAAAATATGCCTCTATAAAACACTGCCCACTATGAAAGAGAAGGTAAATGGGCAGATCAGTCTGGCAGAGAAGATACGTGCAGTGGATCAAAAAGGAGTGGTGGAAGGAGTCCTGAACTCTCATTTCCTACCAGACATGGCAGGGAATATAAGAGCATTTGCCCGGCAGAAGGTACGCTGCACCAAATGTAACAAGAAATACCGGCGCATACCCCTAACTGGGGAATGTACCTGTGGTGGAAACCTTATACTGAGTATATCCAAGGGTTCTGTTGTAAAATACTTGGAAATATCCAAGGAACTGGCGAGTCGTTACCCTATAAATCCTTATCTGGTGCAAAGGATTGAACTTTTAGAGTCTGGCATACATTCTCTCTTTGAAAGTGACCGATCCAAGCAGAGTTCACTGGATGTATTCCTGTGAACTTGGATTCATATCTCAGGTAGTGCACATGATGTGTTATTGTGCACTATCGACCTGGTTTCATGGTAAATTTGTTCACCTCATGTGTTCAATTGAGGGAGAGGAATGATATTAATGGAAACAGTTAACGTTATAAACAGTTTTTACGGATCAGAACAGTTTGGTTATCGGAAAGTTTTATATGATACGAATAAAATAAAATATGGTAGTTAAAAAACGCCTCTAGGGGGTTTATAGGGGATTTTCATGAATTTAATATTAGATGTTAATATTTATTTTAAAAGTTAAATCGGAGGATAGATGATGAAGGACGCCCGTATTATTGCTGCCATACCAACCAAGGCGGAAAATTGTGTTTTGAAGAATAATGGGATATTTGAGAAGTTCAGTCATGAGAAAATATTGAAATCCTGTCTTATGGCAGGTGCTCCCCTTTGGGCTGCGGAAAAAATAGCATCTCAGGCTGCTGGAGCGGCTTATGATGGAGTCACCACCAAAGAAATCAAAATGTGGGTTTATGACTCTCTGAAGCGGGTCGAACCTGCGGTGGCTGACAAATATCTCAGAAGTAACCAGTTAAGGGTTCGAACAGCACGGGACACCATTGAATCCTTCGACAAATCCAAAATTGAGAAAACTCTGATTGTAGAAACAGGTGCCAGTCCAGAAATCGCGGATAAAATTGCCACCAGTGTTTGGAAAGAGGTTAGGAAACTGGATGTAGAATACCTAACTGCTCCCATGCTCAGGGAGATGGTAAACACTAAACTGGTTGAGAATGGACTGGAAACCCTCAGACGAAAGTACACCAGGCTGGGTATACCTGTCTACAACATCACCAACCTCATCGAAAATGGAAGCCGTGACAACGCCAACATGATCCACAACCCGGAAACTGTACACAAATACGTGGCTGATGAGGCCCTTAAGCAATACGCACTTTTGCAAATGCTCCCCAATGAACTGGCCGACGCCCATCTGGGTGGAGATATACACATACACGATCTGGAATTCTTCGCGGGCAGACCTATAAACTGCCTCCAGCATGATTTAAGATACTTTATAAGAAACGGGCTCAAAGTGGATGGTACTGGTGACCATACCTCGGTGGCAGGACCACCAAACCACATTGAAACTCTGATGAACCACTCTGGAGAAATAATGCTGGCAGCCCAGCAGAACATGAGTGGGGGACAATCCATGAGTCTCTGGAATGTCTTTGTCGCCCCATTTGCCCATGGACTTCCCTACGAGAAGATCAAACAGGCAGTGCAGATGTTCATCTACAACCTGAACATGGCATACGCTGCCAGAGGAAGCCAGGTACCATTCACATCCATCAACATGGAATTCACCGTACCAGATTTCTTAAAAGAGGAACCAGCATATGGGCCTAAAGGTAGACTAGTGGGAACTTATGGTGATTTTGAAGACGAAACCCGCATGTTACAACGGGCCTTCACTGAAGTACTCCTAGATGGAGATTCAGATGGTAAACCACACCTTTTCCCCAACACAATCTACGCCCTACGGAAAGAAGTCCTGAAGGATGAATTTGCCGAAGATCTGGAACGGGTGCATGAATTATCCTCCAAGTACGGTACCGCATACTTCACCAACATGCTACCCAGTTACAGGGGGCAGATGGCTAACTACATGGGATGCAGAACATCTCTTTCCGA encodes:
- a CDS encoding DNA polymerase type II, large subunit (PFAM: DNA polymerase II large subunit DP2~TIGRFAM: DNA polymerase, archaeal type II, large subunit), with amino-acid sequence MGYFETLEEGTEKAYEVAKEARKKGHDIETEPEIPLAKNLAERVEGLVGPPGVAARIKNMEENMSREEVTFQVAKEIVTTDEVLNADLGDKDQFKIKEEAADQAVRTALSIITEGVVAAPLEGIARVAIKRNFDQTWYLAVYFTGPIRSAGGTASAMAVLVADYIRSSMGLAAYKPTEGEIERYVEEAELYESEVTNLQYSPSPDEVRTAAKNIPVEVTGEPTDQVEVSHRDLERVETNHLRGGALLAMVEGVIQKAPKVLKYAKMLNMEGWDWMGDLSKTKKTDKDEETDEGKEEDKIDDKYMRDIIGGRPVLAYPQTRGGFRLRYGRSRNTGLAAMGVHPATMEIVEFLAVGTQMKIERPGKGNCVVPCDSIDGPIVKLRNGDVVKVESVQEAKKIRPNVVEIIYLGDMLVAFGEFLRNNHSLLPAGWCEEWWLQLLEKSASYHDGQEDELNQFLQRGKISAQEAFELSKQFQIPLHPDYTYFYHDVTRKDINALQTWLVNDLDNINIEDDLVKDMGPEKRILESIGVPHRVSDDKIILTLDDAYTLLHTLTKPLDTENDISTLDALNQVSPVEIMAKAPTYLGGRVGRPEKTKERMMKPAPHALFPIGNFGGNRRNIVEAARKGSITVDIARCKCTNPECGVGSMQAICPVCGARTVPTSSGKKRINVANLLRKAYKNSGVRKLDEIKGVKGMISEEKFPEPLEKGILRAKNGVYTFKDATIRHDSTDLPLTHFIPREIGVSPQKLREIGYTRDIKGEELKNDYQVVELRIQDLVISEACGEYLMRVSHFIDDLLENFYEMEPFYRVKTKEDLVGHLAVGLAPHTSAGVLGRIIGFTKAAACYAHPYFHSAKRRNCDSDEDSVMLLMDALLNFSKVYLPSSRGGRMDAPLVLSSRIDPEEIDDESHNLDTMEMLPLELYQKTMENAKPSDVVDLVDNVQKRLGKDDQYEGLIYSHETSSIHQGPKICLYKTLPTMKEKVNGQISLAEKIRAVDQKGVVEGVLNSHFLPDMAGNIRAFARQKVRCTKCNKKYRRIPLTGECTCGGNLILSISKGSVVKYLEISKELASRYPINPYLVQRIELLESGIHSLFESDRSKQSSLDVFL
- a CDS encoding ribonucleoside-triphosphate reductase class III catalytic subunit (TIGRFAM: anaerobic ribonucleoside-triphosphate reductase) — its product is MKDARIIAAIPTKAENCVLKNNGIFEKFSHEKILKSCLMAGAPLWAAEKIASQAAGAAYDGVTTKEIKMWVYDSLKRVEPAVADKYLRSNQLRVRTARDTIESFDKSKIEKTLIVETGASPEIADKIATSVWKEVRKLDVEYLTAPMLREMVNTKLVENGLETLRRKYTRLGIPVYNITNLIENGSRDNANMIHNPETVHKYVADEALKQYALLQMLPNELADAHLGGDIHIHDLEFFAGRPINCLQHDLRYFIRNGLKVDGTGDHTSVAGPPNHIETLMNHSGEIMLAAQQNMSGGQSMSLWNVFVAPFAHGLPYEKIKQAVQMFIYNLNMAYAARGSQVPFTSINMEFTVPDFLKEEPAYGPKGRLVGTYGDFEDETRMLQRAFTEVLLDGDSDGKPHLFPNTIYALRKEVLKDEFAEDLERVHELSSKYGTAYFTNMLPSYRGQMANYMGCRTSLSDNWTGDWDKDCFRTGNLAYVTLNLPRIAYQSKDEDEIFEYLDSYLRLSEEVLMLRRQQAMACLDDYNLLPFLTQELDGERYYRVENSTMTFGFVGLNEMLQSFCGSGIDDPDSLKLGLKVVDYMNGRAQELKKDNGLRWTIIQTPAESTAYRFATLDREKFGNNAITQGDSDAYYYTNSSHAPVDTSLNLAEKIRVEEQFHSRTLGGHIFHAYMGESHSDPEALMSLTNKIAKKSDIGFWAYSSALSFCIKCKTLMKGLQDSCASCGEQKEVEWYDRITGYVQQVGRSKSASGGWNPGKMKELMDRRRY
- a CDS encoding preprotein translocase subunit Sec61beta (PFAM: Sec61beta family); amino-acid sequence: MAKKEKKYLPPSGAGLVRYFEEETKGPKLSPEQVIIMTVILAVFCIALRFSYS